From the genome of bacterium:
TTGCCGACGATGAGGAAGCCCCTACCACGGGTTTAGACGACGATATGTAATTCCTGTTTTCAGGTTGTGTACATTCTACAGCTGTACTATAAACAGCATCCTTTATAACTTACATACATTTTTAGGACAGTTGATTAATGCTTAATCACCCCGGTAAAAAATACCTTATTGTAGTGGCAGGTCCAACAGCTGTGGGTAAAACGGCTGCTGCCATACAAATTGCTGAGGAATTGGGTACTGAAATCATTTCAGCCGATTCAAGGCAGTTTTATAGCGAATTAAATATTGGAGTTGCACGGCCTTCTGAAGATGAATTAAGAACCGTAAAACATCATTTCATCGGGCATATATCTATCACAACCCCTTATACTGCTGCTGATTTTGAAAAGGATGCACTGGCTGTGCTTTCACAACTTTTCACATCACACAACTATGTGGTGGTGGCAGGAGGCTCAGGGCTGTTTATTAATGCACTGCTAAACGGTTTGGATGATTTACCGTCGGATGAAGAATTACGCGAACAACTCTCCCGAAATTTGGAAACCGAAGGTTTGGAAGTATTAGCCGAGCAACTGAAACAACTGGATATTGAGTCGTACTCAACCATTGATATAAATAACCCACGCCGTGTAATACGTGCCCTTGAGATTTGTTTAGCTTCGGGTAAAAAAGCCTCGAAACTGCGTATGAATAATGCGGCAAAACGTGATTTTATACCTATAAAAATTGCCTTAAACCTTGATAGGGAGTTATTATACAGCCGCATTAACCAACGGGTAGATGTGATGATGAATACAGGACTGTTAAAGGAAGTTGAGGGTTTACTACCCCATCGTAGTCTAAACTCGTTGCAAACGGTAGGCTATAAAGAGTTGTTTGATTATTTTGATGGAAGTACCTCTTTAAACGAGGCGGTTGATTTAATTAAACAGCACACCCGAAATTACGCCAAGCGACAGCTAACGTGGTTTAGAAAAGACACCGATTATAGTTGGTTTGAACCTACACAAACGGGTGAGATGCTCCAACACATCAAATCAGTAAGTTTATAAAACAAAAAAACCCGCCGTTGGCGGGTTTTTTTATAAAACGTGATAATATTATTATTTAAGGTTTTTAGAGGTACCGTTGATGATAAGTTTGCCGCTGCCACCTGTTTTCCAAAGTACAACAACAACTTCAAGGTTATCTTTAACCCAAGCTGCATCAAGAGTAGTTTCAAAAGTTTTTGAAACCTCTTGGTTTGCAGTAACACCGGTAATCAAGTCTTCACCTACTACGCTGCTGGCAACGCTCTTACGCAATACGTTGTTGTGAGTTGCGTTTTCGTTCCAACCTGTACCGCTAACATATTGACGACCTTTGATGTTGTTTTCAACAACATAAACTGACATTGAGTATGCATCAGTTGAAGTTTCAAAGAATTTAGTTTTGGTTTTGATGGTTAGTTTGTTGCTGGCATCTACTGTTACATCAACTGAAGAGTTAGCAGAAGCAGTTTTGCTCAACACAGTGTTGATTTGGGTAGTCATACCGGCTTCCATTCCTGTACCACCGCCGATTTTTTGTGCAGGTTGTCCGGCACCGCCGATAGCGCAAGTAGGAACACCTGTTACAGCCCAAGCACTGGCTAATGAGTTTGCTTCAGGAGTATTGTAAGGATCTGTAGCACCGCCACCGCCATTAAGATGGCAAGCAACTACCACAAATTTGGTTGGGTTTGCTTTTTCAACATTAGCCATAGCAGGCTTACCGTACAAACCGCAAGGTCCACACCAAGTACCTGACAAGTAAAAACCAACTGCTTTTTGCTCTTGAGCAATACCTGCGGCTGGGTTTTCAGTAGGAGTAGCGTTGTTTTCTTCTTTTTTACATGATGTAACGGCTAAAACAGCCACGAAGAATAAAGAAAGTAGAGATAACTTTTTCATATTTTAAGGAATAGTAATTGGTTACGTTTTACTAAACTGCGATTTACGTATAAATGTTGTACGGTGCAACATCTTTTTTTATTCAGCCAATCGCATAATTAAAAACTCAACACGACGGTTTTTCTTACGCCCTTCGGGAGTAGCGTTGCTGGCTATCGGCCTTGAACTGCCAAATCCATCAGCAAACAAACGTTTTCCGTCAATGCCTTTACTTACAAGGTATTTTTTCACGGCTTGTGCACGGCGTTTGCTTAGTGACAAATTCACCGCAGGGTCGCCAACATTATCCGTATGTCCTTCTATTGATACTAAGTAATTTTTCTTAGCGGTTAGTAATCTTGCCAGATTATCTAATGCTTCAAACGACTCATCTTTAATTACATCGCTACCGCTTTCAAATATCAGGTTATCAAATGCCTCCTGTAATATCTTATCCTCGGTTTGCATGGGTTTAGGCTCTTTTTTAGGCTCAACCTTGGGCTCTTCTTTTGCAATTACTGTATCACGAGGCTCTTCTTTCTTCTCAGGACAGCCGAAGTTTTCTTTCAAACCTTTTTCATCCGGACATTGGTCTGCTGTATCTATCACACCGTCGCCATCCCCATCAGGACAACCGTTCATTGCCGGTAAGCCTTTAAGTTCAGGGCAAGCATCAGCAGTATCAATAATACCATCTTTATCTGTATCAGGGCAGCCGTTATATTCTTTCTCACCTGCCAATTGAGGGCATTTATCTTCATCATCCAAAATACCGTCGCCGTCTGTATCGGGGCAACCGCGAGTTTTCTTGCTTCCTGCCATATCAGGACACTTATCTTCGCTATCTCCTACCCCATCGTTATCCCTGTCGGGGCAACCTTTCAGTTTCCATACTCCTGCCGAATCAGGACACATGTCCCTGCGGTCAGACACCATATCTTTATCCCTGTCTTTTGGTTTTTTATAAGAAATAGGAATACACAACCCTGTGTACACATCCATTCCGTATAAGTTTCTTGAATTGAACAATAACGACCCAATCCTGTCTGAACCTAAGAAAAAGGGGCCAATCCTAAAGAACATACCAAAGTTTAATGAACGGAAGTCGTTGTTGATTACAATAGGTACTGCCGCGTCAATCCATTTGCTTTCGTAGCGTGGTGTTACCGATAGCTGTGTAAAATGACGCATACCTGTTTGTCCTTTGCGACGAAGGCTTTGAATGTAGGTGGCGTTTACATAAAAGTTTTTTACGATGTTATAGTCAAACTGTAGGTTTAGGGTTGAGGGCAGTTTTGACTTGAATGAACTATTTACTGCTTGAAAACCGATAAGGGTATCGATGTAACGATTCATGCGGGCAAACCCGTCATAGTTTTCAGTCTCTTGCCCAAAATCTTCAAACATTTTGTTTAGCGTATCGGTTTTGCCTATATCCAACGTTGCATTAGCAGGCAGCACCCTTTCTCCCACCCACTTTGAGTTATTGTAGTTAATACTACCCAAATCTATCAGCGCAGCCCCAATTTTCATTTTAGGCTTCACAGCACTACGGTCGTAGCGTTTTTCCCTATCCATTGTGTAACGGTGGTTTTTGTAATCAGGCCTGTATTCATACGTAAAGCCCAGGTCAAAACCCCAACCTGCCCCTAGTTTATCTTTAAACAAAATCCTAGAGAGACTCAAATCAGCATCATTGGCCGTATAATAATTTTCGCTTACATAAGCATATTGAATGCTTGTGTTTACAAAGCCTATACTATCAGCATTATGCACAACTATACCGCCTCCGGGTTTGTTTTGAAAATAGGTACTGTATAACCCCGTTAAACGTTTTACAGTAATACCGGCCTTAAATGCCTGACTTTTATTTTCGTAAACTAATGAGCTGTAGCTGAAACTGTATTCGGCAAACACGTTAGCATTGATGGCAAAATCGTTTTGGCCGTATAATGCACCGTATGAAAGGCTATCAGGACCCGAAAATGCCGCCGACGTGGGGCTGGTACCCCAACGCATAATACGGGCAAGGTTTTCGTTTAGATCTAGTACTTGTATTGCAGCCCTTACTCTGGTTCCAATAGCAAAGGTGTG
Proteins encoded in this window:
- the miaA gene encoding tRNA (adenosine(37)-N6)-dimethylallyltransferase MiaA; the protein is MLNHPGKKYLIVVAGPTAVGKTAAAIQIAEELGTEIISADSRQFYSELNIGVARPSEDELRTVKHHFIGHISITTPYTAADFEKDALAVLSQLFTSHNYVVVAGGSGLFINALLNGLDDLPSDEELREQLSRNLETEGLEVLAEQLKQLDIESYSTIDINNPRRVIRALEICLASGKKASKLRMNNAAKRDFIPIKIALNLDRELLYSRINQRVDVMMNTGLLKEVEGLLPHRSLNSLQTVGYKELFDYFDGSTSLNEAVDLIKQHTRNYAKRQLTWFRKDTDYSWFEPTQTGEMLQHIKSVSL
- a CDS encoding Omp28-related outer membrane protein; its protein translation is MKKLSLLSLFFVAVLAVTSCKKEENNATPTENPAAGIAQEQKAVGFYLSGTWCGPCGLYGKPAMANVEKANPTKFVVVACHLNGGGGATDPYNTPEANSLASAWAVTGVPTCAIGGAGQPAQKIGGGTGMEAGMTTQINTVLSKTASANSSVDVTVDASNKLTIKTKTKFFETSTDAYSMSVYVVENNIKGRQYVSGTGWNENATHNNVLRKSVASSVVGEDLITGVTANQEVSKTFETTLDAAWVKDNLEVVVVLWKTGGSGKLIINGTSKNLK
- a CDS encoding OmpA family protein produces the protein MKIVYSLLYSFLFLLLLSTAQKATAQHWLGYANSSYAGTNGMYINPANMANNKYNFYMNLVGLNVNFHNDYIKLNTPYSPWRVLTNKVADEYLDSNGTPRWEDSYLLENLNGKNKNFSFMTEVRGPSVLFTVGPKHTFAIGTRVRAAIQVLDLNENLARIMRWGTSPTSAAFSGPDSLSYGALYGQNDFAINANVFAEYSFSYSSLVYENKSQAFKAGITVKRLTGLYSTYFQNKPGGGIVVHNADSIGFVNTSIQYAYVSENYYTANDADLSLSRILFKDKLGAGWGFDLGFTYEYRPDYKNHRYTMDREKRYDRSAVKPKMKIGAALIDLGSINYNNSKWVGERVLPANATLDIGKTDTLNKMFEDFGQETENYDGFARMNRYIDTLIGFQAVNSSFKSKLPSTLNLQFDYNIVKNFYVNATYIQSLRRKGQTGMRHFTQLSVTPRYESKWIDAAVPIVINNDFRSLNFGMFFRIGPFFLGSDRIGSLLFNSRNLYGMDVYTGLCIPISYKKPKDRDKDMVSDRRDMCPDSAGVWKLKGCPDRDNDGVGDSEDKCPDMAGSKKTRGCPDTDGDGILDDEDKCPQLAGEKEYNGCPDTDKDGIIDTADACPELKGLPAMNGCPDGDGDGVIDTADQCPDEKGLKENFGCPEKKEEPRDTVIAKEEPKVEPKKEPKPMQTEDKILQEAFDNLIFESGSDVIKDESFEALDNLARLLTAKKNYLVSIEGHTDNVGDPAVNLSLSKRRAQAVKKYLVSKGIDGKRLFADGFGSSRPIASNATPEGRKKNRRVEFLIMRLAE